Proteins from one Canis lupus familiaris isolate Mischka breed German Shepherd chromosome 26, alternate assembly UU_Cfam_GSD_1.0, whole genome shotgun sequence genomic window:
- the AP1B1 gene encoding AP-1 complex subunit beta-1 isoform X5: MQTDNLELKKLVYLYLMNYAKSQPDMAIMAVNTFVKDCEDPNPLIRALAVRTMGCIRVDKITEYLCEPLRKCLKDEDPYVRKTAAVCVAKLHDINAQLVEDQGFLDTLKDLISDSNPMVVANAVAALSEIAESHPSSNLLDLNPQSINKLLTALNECTEWGQIFILDCLANYTPKDDREAQSICERVTPRLSHANSAVVLSAVKVLMKFMEMLSKDLDYYGTLLKKLAPPLVTLLSAEPELQYVALRNINLIVQKRPEILKHEMKVFFVKYNDPIYVKLEKLDIMIRLASQANIAQVLAELKEYATEVDVDFVRKAVRAIGRCAIKVEQSAERCVSTLLDLIQTKVNYVVQEAIVVIKDIFRKYPNKYESVIATLCENLDSLDEPEARAAMIWIVGEYAERIDNADELLESFLEGFHDESTQVQLQLLTAIVKLFLKKPTETQELVQQVLSLATQDSDNPDLRDRGYIYWRLLSTDPVAAKEVVLAEKPLISEETDLIEPTLLDELICYIGTLASVYHKPPSAFVEGGRGVVHKSLPPRTASNESTESPETAPAGAPSGEQPDVIPTQGDLLGDLLNLDLGPPVSGPPLATSSVQMGAVDLLGGGLDSLMGDEPEGIGGPNFVAPPAAAVPANLGATMGSGLSDLFDLTSGVGTLSGSYVAPKAVWLPAMKAKGLEISGTFTRQVGSISMDLQLTNKALQVMTDFAIQFNRNSFGLAPAAPLQVHAPLSPNQTVEISLPLNTVGSVMKMEPLNNLQVAVKNNIDVFYFSTLYPLHILFVEDGKMDRQMFLATWKDIPNENEAQFQIRDCPLNAEAVSSRLQSSNIFTVAKRNVEGQDMLYQSLKLTNGIWVLAELRIQPGNPSFTDLELSLKCRAPEVSQHVYQAYETILKN, encoded by the exons ATGCAGACAGACAACCTGGAGCTGAAGAAGCTGGTGTACTTGTATTTGATGAACTACGCCAAGAGTCAGCCGGACATGGCCATCATGGCTGTCAACACCTTTGTGAAG GACTGTGAGGATCCCAATCCCCTGATCCGGGCCCTGGCTGTGCGGACCATGGGCTGCATCCGCGTTGACAAGATCACAGAGTACCTGTGTGAGCCACTCCGGAAGTGCCTGAAGGATGAGGACCCATACGTGCGCAAAACAGCAGCTGTCTGTGTAGCCAAGCTCCATGACATCAACGCCCAGCTGGTAGAGGACCAGGGCTTCCTGGACACCCTTAAAGACCTAATCTCTGACTCTAACCCCATG GTGGTGGCAAACGCAGTGGCTGCCCTCTCAGAGATTGCTGAGTCTCATCCCAGCAGCAACCTGCTTGACCTGAACCCGCAGTCCATTAATAAGCTGCTGACAGCCCTGAACGAGTGCACCGAGTGGGGCCAGATCTTCATCCTGGACTGCCTGGCCAACTATACGCCTAAGGATGACCGGGAGGCCCAGAG CATCTGTGAGCGGGTCACCCCCAGACTGTCCCACGCCAACTCTGCTGTGGTGTTGTCTGCTGTGAAGGTGCTGATGAAGTTCATGGAAATGTTGTCCAAGGATCTGGACTACTATGGCACACTGCTCAAGAAGCTGGCCCCACCCCTGGTCACGCTACTGTCAGCTGAGCCTGAGCTGCAGTATGTGGCCCTGCGCAACATCAACCTCATCGTACAGAAAAG GCCTGAGATCCTGAAGCATGAAATGAAGGTCTTCTTTGTGAAATACAATGACCCCATCTACGTGAAGCTGGAGAAGCTGGACATCATGATCCGTCTGGCCTCCCAGGCCAACATCGCCCAG GTCCTGGCAGAGCTGAAAGAGTATGCAACAGAGGTGGATGTGGACTTTGTACGGAAGGCTGTACGAGCCATTGGGCGCTGTGCCATCAAGGTGGAG CAATCTGCAGAACGTTGTGTGAGCACACTGCTCGATCTCATCCAGACCAAGGTCAACTATGTGGTCCAGGAAGCCATTGTGGTCATCAAGGACATCTTTCGCAAGTATCCCAACAA GTATGAGAGTGTGATCGCCACACTATGTGAGAACCTGGACTCCCTGGATGAGCCTGAGGCCCGGGCTGCCATGATTTGGATTGTAGGCGAGTATGCTGAGCGAATTGACAATGCTGATGAGCTGCTAGAGAGCTTCCTTGAAGGCTTCCATGATGAGAGCACCCAG GTCCAGCTGCAGCTACTGACGGCCATCGTGAAACTTTTCCTGAAGAAGCCGACAGAGACCCAGGAACTGGTACAGCAGGTTCTCAGCTTGGCTACTCAG GACTCTGATAACCCAGACTTGCGGGACCGTGGCTACATCTACTGGCGTCTGCTCTCCACGGACCCAGTGGCTGCCAAGGAGGTGGTATTGGCTGAAAAGCCACTCATCTCTGAAGAGACAGACCTCATTGAGCCCACACTGCTGGATGAGCTCATCTGCTACATTGGCACCCTGGCTTCCGTCTACCATAAGCCTCCCAGCGCCTTTGTGGAGGGGGGCCGGGGCGTTGTGCACAAGAGCCTGCCACCTCGCACTGCCTC GAACGAGAGCACAGAAAGCCCTGAGACGGCCCCTGCCGGAGCACCCTCTGGTGAGCAGCCAGATGTCATTCCCACCCAGGGCGACCTACTGGGTGACCTCCTCAACCTGGACCTCGGCCCCCCGGTGAGCGGCCCACCTCTGGCCACCTCCTCAGTGCAGATGGGAGCCGTGGACCTTCTTGGTGGAGGCCTTGACAGCCTG ATGGGGGATGAGCCTGAAGGG aTCGGGGGCCCCAACTTTGTGGCACCCCCAGCAGCAGCAGTCCCAGCCAACCTAGGAGCAACCATGGGCAGTGGCCTGAGTGACCTTTTCGACCTGACAAGTGGCGTGGGCACGCTGTCAGGGTCGTATGTGGCCCCCAAAGCA GTATGGCTCCCGGCTATGAAGGCCAAGGGGTTGGAGATTTCAGGTACCTTCACCCGCCAGGTGGGCTCCATTTCCATGGATCTGCAGCTGACCAACAAGGCCCTCCAGGTCATGACCGACTTTGCCATCCAGTTTAACCGCAACAG CTTCGGCctggcccctgctgcccccctccAGGTCCACGCACCACTCAGCCCCAACCAGACCGTGGAGATATCCCTGCCTCTCAACACGGTGGGCTCGGTCATGAAGATGGAGCCTCTGAACAATCTCCAG GTGGCTGTGAAGAACAACATTGATGTCTTCTACTTCAGCACTTTGTACCCACTGCACATCCTCTTTGTGGAGGATGGAAAGATGG ACCGGCAGATGTTCCTGGCCACATGGAAGGACATTCCCAATGAAAATGAAGCCCAGTTCCAGATCAGAGACTGCCCCCTAAATGCAG AGGCTGTGAGCAGCAGGCTACAGAGCAGCAACATCTTCACAGTCGCCAAGAGGAACGTGGAAGGCCAGGATATGCTCTACCAGTCCCTGAAGCTCACCAACGGCATCTGGGTGCTGGCAGAGCTGCGTATCCAGCCAGGCAACCCCAGCTTCACG GATTTGGAG CTGTCACTGAAATGTCGAGCGCCAGAGGTGTCCCAACACGTGTACCAGGCCTACGAGACCATTCTCAAGAACTGA
- the AP1B1 gene encoding AP-1 complex subunit beta-1 isoform X1 encodes MTDSKYFTTTKKGEIFELKAELNSDKKEKKKEAVKKVIASMTVGKDVSALFPDVVNCMQTDNLELKKLVYLYLMNYAKSQPDMAIMAVNTFVKDCEDPNPLIRALAVRTMGCIRVDKITEYLCEPLRKCLKDEDPYVRKTAAVCVAKLHDINAQLVEDQGFLDTLKDLISDSNPMVVANAVAALSEIAESHPSSNLLDLNPQSINKLLTALNECTEWGQIFILDCLANYTPKDDREAQSICERVTPRLSHANSAVVLSAVKVLMKFMEMLSKDLDYYGTLLKKLAPPLVTLLSAEPELQYVALRNINLIVQKRPEILKHEMKVFFVKYNDPIYVKLEKLDIMIRLASQANIAQVLAELKEYATEVDVDFVRKAVRAIGRCAIKVEQSAERCVSTLLDLIQTKVNYVVQEAIVVIKDIFRKYPNKYESVIATLCENLDSLDEPEARAAMIWIVGEYAERIDNADELLESFLEGFHDESTQVQLQLLTAIVKLFLKKPTETQELVQQVLSLATQDSDNPDLRDRGYIYWRLLSTDPVAAKEVVLAEKPLISEETDLIEPTLLDELICYIGTLASVYHKPPSAFVEGGRGVVHKSLPPRTASNESTESPETAPAGAPSGEQPDVIPTQGDLLGDLLNLDLGPPVSGPPLATSSVQMGAVDLLGGGLDSLMGDEPEGIGGPNFVAPPAAAVPANLGATMGSGLSDLFDLTSGVGTLSGSYVAPKAVWLPAMKAKGLEISGTFTRQVGSISMDLQLTNKALQVMTDFAIQFNRNSFGLAPAAPLQVHAPLSPNQTVEISLPLNTVGSVMKMEPLNNLQVAVKNNIDVFYFSTLYPLHILFVEDGKMDRQMFLATWKDIPNENEAQFQIRDCPLNAEAVSSRLQSSNIFTVAKRNVEGQDMLYQSLKLTNGIWVLAELRIQPGNPSFTDLELSLKCRAPEVSQHVYQAYETILKN; translated from the exons AAGAAAG GGGAGATCttcgagctgaaggcagagctcaacagtgacaagaaggagaagaagaaggaggcgGTAAAGAAAGTGATTGCGTCAATGACCGTGGGCAAAGATGTCAG TGCCCTCTTTCCTGACGTGGTGAACTGTATGCAGACAGACAACCTGGAGCTGAAGAAGCTGGTGTACTTGTATTTGATGAACTACGCCAAGAGTCAGCCGGACATGGCCATCATGGCTGTCAACACCTTTGTGAAG GACTGTGAGGATCCCAATCCCCTGATCCGGGCCCTGGCTGTGCGGACCATGGGCTGCATCCGCGTTGACAAGATCACAGAGTACCTGTGTGAGCCACTCCGGAAGTGCCTGAAGGATGAGGACCCATACGTGCGCAAAACAGCAGCTGTCTGTGTAGCCAAGCTCCATGACATCAACGCCCAGCTGGTAGAGGACCAGGGCTTCCTGGACACCCTTAAAGACCTAATCTCTGACTCTAACCCCATG GTGGTGGCAAACGCAGTGGCTGCCCTCTCAGAGATTGCTGAGTCTCATCCCAGCAGCAACCTGCTTGACCTGAACCCGCAGTCCATTAATAAGCTGCTGACAGCCCTGAACGAGTGCACCGAGTGGGGCCAGATCTTCATCCTGGACTGCCTGGCCAACTATACGCCTAAGGATGACCGGGAGGCCCAGAG CATCTGTGAGCGGGTCACCCCCAGACTGTCCCACGCCAACTCTGCTGTGGTGTTGTCTGCTGTGAAGGTGCTGATGAAGTTCATGGAAATGTTGTCCAAGGATCTGGACTACTATGGCACACTGCTCAAGAAGCTGGCCCCACCCCTGGTCACGCTACTGTCAGCTGAGCCTGAGCTGCAGTATGTGGCCCTGCGCAACATCAACCTCATCGTACAGAAAAG GCCTGAGATCCTGAAGCATGAAATGAAGGTCTTCTTTGTGAAATACAATGACCCCATCTACGTGAAGCTGGAGAAGCTGGACATCATGATCCGTCTGGCCTCCCAGGCCAACATCGCCCAG GTCCTGGCAGAGCTGAAAGAGTATGCAACAGAGGTGGATGTGGACTTTGTACGGAAGGCTGTACGAGCCATTGGGCGCTGTGCCATCAAGGTGGAG CAATCTGCAGAACGTTGTGTGAGCACACTGCTCGATCTCATCCAGACCAAGGTCAACTATGTGGTCCAGGAAGCCATTGTGGTCATCAAGGACATCTTTCGCAAGTATCCCAACAA GTATGAGAGTGTGATCGCCACACTATGTGAGAACCTGGACTCCCTGGATGAGCCTGAGGCCCGGGCTGCCATGATTTGGATTGTAGGCGAGTATGCTGAGCGAATTGACAATGCTGATGAGCTGCTAGAGAGCTTCCTTGAAGGCTTCCATGATGAGAGCACCCAG GTCCAGCTGCAGCTACTGACGGCCATCGTGAAACTTTTCCTGAAGAAGCCGACAGAGACCCAGGAACTGGTACAGCAGGTTCTCAGCTTGGCTACTCAG GACTCTGATAACCCAGACTTGCGGGACCGTGGCTACATCTACTGGCGTCTGCTCTCCACGGACCCAGTGGCTGCCAAGGAGGTGGTATTGGCTGAAAAGCCACTCATCTCTGAAGAGACAGACCTCATTGAGCCCACACTGCTGGATGAGCTCATCTGCTACATTGGCACCCTGGCTTCCGTCTACCATAAGCCTCCCAGCGCCTTTGTGGAGGGGGGCCGGGGCGTTGTGCACAAGAGCCTGCCACCTCGCACTGCCTC GAACGAGAGCACAGAAAGCCCTGAGACGGCCCCTGCCGGAGCACCCTCTGGTGAGCAGCCAGATGTCATTCCCACCCAGGGCGACCTACTGGGTGACCTCCTCAACCTGGACCTCGGCCCCCCGGTGAGCGGCCCACCTCTGGCCACCTCCTCAGTGCAGATGGGAGCCGTGGACCTTCTTGGTGGAGGCCTTGACAGCCTG ATGGGGGATGAGCCTGAAGGG aTCGGGGGCCCCAACTTTGTGGCACCCCCAGCAGCAGCAGTCCCAGCCAACCTAGGAGCAACCATGGGCAGTGGCCTGAGTGACCTTTTCGACCTGACAAGTGGCGTGGGCACGCTGTCAGGGTCGTATGTGGCCCCCAAAGCA GTATGGCTCCCGGCTATGAAGGCCAAGGGGTTGGAGATTTCAGGTACCTTCACCCGCCAGGTGGGCTCCATTTCCATGGATCTGCAGCTGACCAACAAGGCCCTCCAGGTCATGACCGACTTTGCCATCCAGTTTAACCGCAACAG CTTCGGCctggcccctgctgcccccctccAGGTCCACGCACCACTCAGCCCCAACCAGACCGTGGAGATATCCCTGCCTCTCAACACGGTGGGCTCGGTCATGAAGATGGAGCCTCTGAACAATCTCCAG GTGGCTGTGAAGAACAACATTGATGTCTTCTACTTCAGCACTTTGTACCCACTGCACATCCTCTTTGTGGAGGATGGAAAGATGG ACCGGCAGATGTTCCTGGCCACATGGAAGGACATTCCCAATGAAAATGAAGCCCAGTTCCAGATCAGAGACTGCCCCCTAAATGCAG AGGCTGTGAGCAGCAGGCTACAGAGCAGCAACATCTTCACAGTCGCCAAGAGGAACGTGGAAGGCCAGGATATGCTCTACCAGTCCCTGAAGCTCACCAACGGCATCTGGGTGCTGGCAGAGCTGCGTATCCAGCCAGGCAACCCCAGCTTCACG GATTTGGAG CTGTCACTGAAATGTCGAGCGCCAGAGGTGTCCCAACACGTGTACCAGGCCTACGAGACCATTCTCAAGAACTGA